The Streptomyces hundungensis genome contains the following window.
GTGCAGGGTGATGCCCGCGCCCCGCATCAGCCGGTAGAGCCCGGTGCCCTCCAGATACTCGGTGTCCAGCGGGAGCAGCCCGGCCGGCAGGTGGTTGCGCAGCCGGGCCATGGGCTCGCCGTGCGCGTACCGCAGCCGCTCCACCCGGTGTACGTCGCTGCCCTCGGGCACCCCGAGCGCGGCCGCGACTTCGGCGGTGGCCGGTTCCAGGTTGTTGCGCAGCACGGTGGTGGCGGGCTTCTGGCCGGCCGCCTCCAGGTCGTCGTAGAGGCTGCTCAGTTCGAGCGGGCGCTTGACCTGGCTGTGCACGACCTGGGTGCCCACCCCTCGGCGGCGCACCAGGAGCCCCTTGTCGACCAGGGCCTGGATGGCCTGACGGACGGTGGGCCGGGACAGCCCGAGCCGTCCCGCCAGGTCGATCTCGTTGCCGAGGAGGCTGCCAGGCGTGAGGGTGCCCTTCTCGATGGCCGCCTCCAACTGCTGCGAGAGCTGGAAGTAGAGCGGGACCGGGCTGGTGCGGTCCACGCTGAGCTGGAGCGGCTTGGGGAAGTCCGGCACGGATCTGGGCTGCTTGGGCACGGGGCGAGCGTAGTGCGCGGGGGATGTTGACGGGAAGTCGTGAGGTTCGATTGTCAGGACAAAGTCTTGACAGGATCGATCACCCCGGTCA
Protein-coding sequences here:
- a CDS encoding UTRA domain-containing protein, whose amino-acid sequence is MDRTSPVPLYFQLSQQLEAAIEKGTLTPGSLLGNEIDLAGRLGLSRPTVRQAIQALVDKGLLVRRRGVGTQVVHSQVKRPLELSSLYDDLEAAGQKPATTVLRNNLEPATAEVAAALGVPEGSDVHRVERLRYAHGEPMARLRNHLPAGLLPLDTEYLEGTGLYRLMRGAGITLHSARQTVGARAATAREADLLTETEGAPLLTMERTTFDDTGRAVEFGSHIYRASRYSFEFQLLVRP